AATgtacttgtttttttttaattttatgtagtttttttagttagtttgttaatttaagctaaattgcacttttcgtcctttatgtttcagggtttttgcaggcgctgtcctttaagtttaaaaattacactttatgtcctttatgtttgcaacctataacaggcggtgtcctttatgtttgtaacctataacaggcggtgtcctttatgtttgcaacctataacaggcggtgtcctttctcataaacccagaaaggacaccgcctgttataggttgcaaacataaaggacatagagtgtaatttttaaacttaaaggacagcgcctgcaaaaactctgaaacataaaggacgaaaagtgcaatttagccttaatttaattaaatgaaattttaattagTTAAAAAAATAGCAGTGCCACATGTCTGGCCACGCCAGCCGAAACCACGCCACCCCACACCCAACAAAAGCCACCTCTGCCAAGCTACACCATGTGAAACCCAACTTCTCCACTTGTCAACCCAAggccccaccccaccccccaccACCCCGCAGTCTAAACCAGGATACAGAGCACGGATTCTAACAGGAAACAGAGAGATGTCATTCGAAGATCCATACACCGTAGACGCATCATCAGATCCGTTCGGATTCGCTGATCCCGATCCCTCTCTTCCGATCTCCAACGGTAATGGCAGTCACCCCTACGATATCGGAGACGATACTGAAGGAATCTTCACCTCCGACGGTCCACTGCTTCCGCCTCCGACTGAAATGAAACGCGATGAAGGTTTCGCTCTTCGTGAATGGCGCCGGTGAGGTTCAATCTGCACTTGATCTTGTTCAATTTCTTACAGATCGTCTAGTATATGTTTATGCTTATATCTAGtagtaggggggggggggggtagttgcACGGACCTCCCATCCGCCGGAGTATTGCAACTCCGCAAGCTAGCTTATCTGCTATCGTATAGATGCTGTGTTGCGATTAGCAAAACAATTGAACGATCATTTGGCAATTGGTTACAGATTGAATTGTCAAGTTTGAAGATCATTGCTATTGTATAGATGCTGTGTTATTGATCTTTGCTTTTAGGTTAAGGAAGAGTAGATCTGTTGAGTTTTCCAGATCATAAGCTTTCATTTTAAAGGTGTTTACTGTGAATTGCAAAATTTGTTTGTTAAAGTGGAATGAAAACTGTATTCGATTTGTTTGTTTTTGGTTCTTACACTGAGTGGTTTTAGTGCTTCATCTTTAGGCTTCGTTCAATCTGTTGATCGGGATTAAAGAATTAGGAATGAGAATCCGAAGAAATTTAAGGGCCATAGTTATTAAAGGtttaggcgcactcaaggcgcataggcctcacctgtggcctaggcgcaaagcgcaaaaaaagcgagCGCCTGGGAAAAATAAAGCGCataatgaaataaaataaaaaatatattatgtattagaaaaaagTAAAACTATTcttcaaacaaataaacaatatcTATTATATAACACCTTAATCatctatttagtaccaaaagttctaaaatattaGTGTAGAAAACTAGTTTTCCTTGTATAAAAGTAGAAATCTGGCTAAAATTTTGTCGGAATAtagagaatttggccggaaactctccggaatcgaggaatctcgccggaatgtgcgcctgaaccatcatctggagaattaaagcgcaatttcttctacttaaagcgcaactgcctcgcctcgcctgaaaaatgggtctaggcgcaagaggcgatggcttttaacaactatgttAAGGGCGTTAGGTTAAATAGACATCATAATCCatatgatctttactccaagtGATAGGGTTCTGGTCAATCTTTTAAATCTTGATATTTCATAGGACcaaataaatatattaatattCAGCTATCATCTTAAGAAGTCCTTTTCAGGTATTTTAATAAGTATTTAGATGTcgctattttatgtttatttatttaacattGTTTCAAACTTtagttttcttgtttttgttaAATGCTGTATAAGTGTGCTGAGAAAGAGAGCGATCTATTGTCTGATCTTTATTGTGTTATGATAGCCTATAATGATTATCTTGAACCTCTTGGGTATAACAAGGTGGTTGCAAACTTGCTGAGCAAGAAATGTGTTTAAGCATGCGATTTTGTGTTTCTTGTGCAGACTAAACGCAATTCGCTTGGCGGAGAAGGAAAACAAGGAGAAAGAATTACGAACTCATATTATGGAAGAAGGCGAAATGTACAAACGAGCTTTCCATGAGAAAAGACTTCAGAACACCGAGACTAACAAGCTTACCAATAGAGAAGGAGAAAAGGTAATTCAGGTTTAAAAAATGCGTGATTAAATGATCGCGCCAAATTATTATGGTCAATATATTAAATCTTGTTTGAAACAGTTATATGTAGCAAAGCAAGAGAAGTTTCACAAAGAAGCCGATAAACAGTACTGGAAAGCAATAGCGGAGCTCGTTCCTCGTGAGGTCGCGAACATCGAGAAACGAGGCAAGAAGGATAAAGACAAGAAACCGTCGATCGAAGTCATTCAGGGACCCAAACCCGGAAAACCAACTGATCTCTCGAGGCTGCAACAGATTCTGGTGAAGCTGAAGCAAACACCGCCAGCACACATGGTccctccaccgccaccacccgCCAAGGCTTCTAAAGATACAAAGGATGCAGCAACACCAACACCAACGCCTGCCGAAACTGTATCTGCTAAAGATGATGCCACCAGTGGAACCGCGGTTGCCCAACCTGTCATCGCCGTCGCCGCCACTTGATCTGGTTGGTGTAAATGACTGTATAAGTTTCTTGTCATATTTGATTGTTTACAGAAATGTTTTGTTGTGTTTGCGGGACAATCTGGTTGTATTGTTTTCGTTACGATGGTTCTGGGAGCTGATTCTATTCTATTATTCATTTTGTTTTTAATATGAACAATAATTTCTTTTAATATGTGGTTCTGTTGCAAGTATTTTATTATTAGATTGGCATTCATTCGTAACTATAAAATCTGTTAAAATAATACTATACAAAAAAcaaaagagtaaactgctaaaatcgtCCCCGTGGTTTGACTCAAATTGGTAGATCAgttcaaaatcaactttttttgctaaaacagtcATTGGGCTTAAGTTctgttgctagatcagtccattTTTTTGACGCCGTTCAAAATCTGGATTTGACTGGAGGGCAAACTtgtcatttttgtcattttctaTTTTAATTTGTTTTCCCATTTATTGAATGCCTTTTAAGACTCATGTTCTTATATAAAGAAAGTCCCTGCATCATCTTCTCCTCAATCACCCTTTTAACACAAAAATCCTAATTCTCAAATCCTTCAAAGATCAACATGGTGATTTGCAGATGCGGGTCTCCAACTGTAATTCGAACATCTACGACTGAATCTAACCCTGGTAGAAGATTCTACTGCTGCGACAAACGGGTGAGCATTTGTAATTTTGTTAAATTAGGTACGTATATGTTAAATTAGGTACGTA
This is a stretch of genomic DNA from Helianthus annuus cultivar XRQ/B chromosome 16, HanXRQr2.0-SUNRISE, whole genome shotgun sequence. It encodes these proteins:
- the LOC110915514 gene encoding clathrin light chain 1; this encodes MSFEDPYTVDASSDPFGFADPDPSLPISNGNGSHPYDIGDDTEGIFTSDGPLLPPPTEMKRDEGFALREWRRLNAIRLAEKENKEKELRTHIMEEGEMYKRAFHEKRLQNTETNKLTNREGEKLYVAKQEKFHKEADKQYWKAIAELVPREVANIEKRGKKDKDKKPSIEVIQGPKPGKPTDLSRLQQILVKLKQTPPAHMVPPPPPPAKASKDTKDAATPTPTPAETVSAKDDATSGTAVAQPVIAVAAT